Part of the Methanothermobacter sp. MT-2 genome is shown below.
GTAGAGGATGTGAATTATGAGAACCAAACTATAAAAAATATTTTCACATAATAAAAAAGAAAAATAAAAATATTTTTTGACGGTTTATTCTGACGCCTTTGTGCCGCCCCATAATGCTACAAGACCAACTATTATTTTCAATGCGGCATGCCAAGCGGGATCCTTAAGTGCAGGATATGGATACCCAACAAAACCTAAAATACCCATCAATATCAACAATATGCCAATTATGTAAAGGAGCCATTTTGTCATATATTAACCCCCTTGTAAATCACATAAAAAGTATATATTTCAACAAATATAAATTTTACTGATGTAATAAAGATAATAAAAAAATAGATAAATGAGGACTATGGATCGCAAAAGAAGGTTGCGGATTTTAAGTGATTCTGCTCAATTTGACTTATGTGATTATAATGCAGATGAAAAACAAGGCAATCCCAATCTCCCAGGGATATATTATAGTAGCGCCAAAGGTTGTAAAGTACCTTTATTCAAGGTTTTGCTTAGTAATAAGTGTGCTAATGATTGTAAATATTGTATAAATTGCAGTAAGAGGCAATTCACACGTATAGAATTAAAACCAATGGAATTATCTAAGGTTTTCATGGATTATTATGAAAAAAGGTATGTTGAGGGTCTATTTCTAAGTTCGGCTACAATAGATGATGTTGAAAATACAATGGAAAAACTTATCGAAGTAGTGAGGATTTTACGCCATGATAAAGGATACGATGGTTATATACACCTTAAAATTTTGCCAGGAACTCCAAGGGAACTGATTAAAAGGGCCATGGAATTGTCGAATAGGGTGAGTATCAACATTGAGACCGCAACAGCAGATGGTCTTTCTTCTCTTTCATCGACAAAAGATTATAAGATAGATATCATAAGGAGAATGAAATGGATCAGGAAAATTTCTGATAAGAATCCTGGAATAGTCCCTTCAGGTCAAACCACCCAATTCATTGTAGGTGCGGTTGAAGAAACCGACCAGGAAATATTAAAAAGGGTATCCTGGCTCTATGATAAACTAAATATTAAAAGAACGTATTTCAGTAGTTTCCAGGCATTGGAGGGCACGCCATTAGAGGATAGACCAGAACCTGATCCTAGACGCTCAATACGTTTATATCAAGCTGATGCGTTGGTAAAATCTTATGATTTCAGTTTGGATGAGTTTGAATTTCATGATAATGGGTTTTTAGATTTGGAAATGGATCCTAAATATGTTGCAGCGCTCAAAAATGATATGTTTCCATTGGATATCAACAGTGCCTCATATAATGAACTTATACGAGTACCTGGTATTGGACCCATATCAGCAAAGAGGATAATTTCAAGAAGGAGAAGGGATAAGATAAAGAGTCTGGATGAACTTAGAGGTATTGGTGTGTGGATTAAAAGAGCTGGGAAATTCTTGTACATTGACGGTTATCAAAGCAGCTTAGACGAGTTTCAATGACTTAATCAAGTTCTGAGAATAGGTCCCATATATCTGGGTATTTGTTTTTAACAGCCTCCTCAATTAGTAGAGAAGCCTCTTTACTTATACTGAATTCTGGTTTTGTCTTTTTTAAATATCTCAAAACTGCAGCTGACCTTAGAGACCATAATGTTATCCTAGGGTTCTTTTTAACTTCCTTTAAAACTTCTTTGATTTTATCCTCATGGTGCATCATAGTTGAGGAGGTTACAGTATCCTCTGCGAGTTTTTTTCGTGGTGTAGTTGCTGATTTTGCCGTTATTAGAGCGTCAAGACCTCTTCCAAGGCTTTTATTTTGTCTTGTCATTTTTCGTCCTCCATTTCGATAAGTTCCTTCGCTAATTTGAAGTATGCCTTAGAACCTTTACAAGTTTGGTCATAGATTATACAAGGTTTGCCGTGGCTTGGAGCTTCTGCAAGTCGAATGTTTCTGGGTATTATTGTTTTGAAGATGTATTCTTGTGGGGAGAAGAAATTTTTAATTTCCTGGTAAACTTCTCTCCCAAGACGAGTTCTCCCATCATAGAGTGTTAATAGTATGCCTTTTATTGGACATGGACTTTTTAAGCGTTCTTCAACTAATTTCATTGTTTTTAGGAGGTCTGCCATTCCTTCGAGTGCGTAGTATTCTGCTTGTATTGGTATTATGATACTGTCACCTGCAACAAGGGCATTTAATGTTAATATTCCGAGGGATGGTGGGGCGTCAATAAATATGTAATTAAAATCTTTTTTGATGGGGTCTATGGCCTCTTTAAGTATGGTGTGGTATCCTATTTGACTGGTAAGTTCTACTTCGGCGCCGCTGAGTGCAAGGTTGCTTGGGATGATGTAAAGGTTGGGGATCATTGTCTCTAGGATTGCATCTTTTATTGTTGATTCTCCGGTTATTATTGAATATATTGTTGAATTTAGTTCTGCTTTGTTAACGCCAAAACCTGTTGTTGCGTTTGCTTGGGGATCTATATCAATTATTAGGACTTTTTTACCTAAGGTTGCCAGTGCACTTGATAAATTTACTGCTGTGGTTGTTTTACCACAGCCTCCTTTTTGATTTATAATGGATATTATTTCGCCCATGGAAAACCTCCAACAAGAATATCATGATAATAAATTCTAAGTTATCATTTATAAAGTATATCTTATAACTTATAAGTTATGAGTTATAAGTTATAATTTCGCATTTTCCAAAAAATTGAGGATGACTCGAAGGTTAGGAAACTAAAAATTAATTCTTTCAGAAATCCTCAAGGGTAATGTAAGTGGCCTGAATGGCATTCCTTCCACCTCATTTTTTACCATTAAAATAAAATCTTCTAATTTTAAAGTCTCCTTTTCACCGGTTTTCCTAATGTTCACCGTCAAACTGGAACCTTCAACTTCCTTGTCACCTATAACAATAACATAGGGCACCCATTCTTTGGCCGCGTCCCTGATCTTTTTACCGACACTTTCTGTTCTATCATCCACATCCACCCTGATATTACTGTCCTT
Proteins encoded:
- a CDS encoding chromosome segregation ATPase encodes the protein MGEIISIINQKGGCGKTTTAVNLSSALATLGKKVLIIDIDPQANATTGFGVNKAELNSTIYSIITGESTIKDAILETMIPNLYIIPSNLALSGAEVELTSQIGYHTILKEAIDPIKKDFNYIFIDAPPSLGILTLNALVAGDSIIIPIQAEYYALEGMADLLKTMKLVEERLKSPCPIKGILLTLYDGRTRLGREVYQEIKNFFSPQEYIFKTIIPRNIRLAEAPSHGKPCIIYDQTCKGSKAYFKLAKELIEMEDEK